In Promicromonospora sp. Populi, one genomic interval encodes:
- a CDS encoding MFS transporter: MTQTDLPVPAGQNEPQGPAQGQPSRPTPRIHPAWWVALVSFVTVMCAAAFTAAPGLFVDPLNAELGWSRATIGFGIGLQVVLYGLTAPFAAALMDRFGMRPVVSIALVVITAGALSTVWMSEPWQFVLGWGLMVGVGSGSMALAFTATVTGRWFVARRGLVSGVLTAATASGQLVFLPLLAWIVENQGWRPASVTVAIAALVAIPLVLFLLRDHPADLGLAPYGGEYAPKPAPARGAARRAVTALFDAARTGPFWLLAGAFAICGATTNGLVRTHFVPGAHDHGMPITVAASLLAVIGVVDVIGTIGSGWLTDRYSPRVLLGVYYTLRGVSLLFLPSLMAPFVEMPMIFFIVFYGLDWVATVPPTLALCREFYGEDAPIVFGWVLAAHQVGAGIVAFAGGLVRDMTGSYDAVWYGAGALCAGAALMSLVIRRVRQEEPASRVPDA; the protein is encoded by the coding sequence GTGACCCAGACAGACCTCCCGGTGCCCGCGGGCCAGAACGAGCCGCAGGGGCCGGCACAAGGCCAGCCCAGCCGCCCCACTCCGCGCATCCACCCCGCCTGGTGGGTGGCCCTGGTCAGCTTCGTGACCGTCATGTGCGCCGCCGCGTTCACCGCCGCTCCCGGCCTGTTCGTGGACCCGCTGAACGCGGAGCTCGGCTGGTCGCGCGCGACCATCGGCTTCGGCATCGGCCTGCAGGTGGTCCTGTACGGGCTGACGGCGCCCTTCGCCGCCGCGCTCATGGACCGGTTCGGCATGCGGCCCGTGGTCAGCATCGCGCTGGTCGTCATCACGGCCGGCGCCCTGTCGACCGTGTGGATGTCCGAGCCGTGGCAGTTCGTGCTCGGCTGGGGGCTCATGGTCGGGGTGGGCAGCGGCAGCATGGCGCTGGCGTTCACCGCCACCGTGACCGGCCGCTGGTTCGTGGCCAGGCGCGGCCTGGTCAGCGGTGTGCTGACGGCGGCGACGGCGTCGGGCCAGCTGGTGTTCCTGCCGCTGCTCGCGTGGATCGTCGAGAACCAGGGTTGGCGGCCGGCGTCGGTCACCGTGGCCATCGCCGCTCTCGTGGCGATCCCGCTCGTGCTCTTCCTGCTGCGCGACCACCCGGCGGACCTGGGGCTCGCGCCCTACGGCGGCGAGTACGCGCCCAAGCCCGCGCCGGCCCGCGGCGCGGCCCGGCGCGCGGTCACCGCCCTGTTCGACGCCGCCCGCACCGGCCCGTTCTGGCTCCTGGCCGGGGCGTTCGCCATCTGCGGGGCGACGACGAACGGGTTGGTCCGCACCCATTTCGTGCCCGGCGCCCACGACCACGGCATGCCGATCACCGTCGCCGCGAGCCTGCTCGCCGTGATCGGGGTCGTGGACGTGATCGGCACCATCGGGTCGGGCTGGCTCACCGACCGCTACTCGCCCCGCGTGCTGCTGGGGGTCTACTACACGCTGCGCGGCGTATCGCTGCTGTTCCTGCCGTCGCTCATGGCCCCGTTCGTCGAGATGCCGATGATCTTCTTCATCGTCTTCTACGGGCTGGACTGGGTGGCGACCGTGCCGCCCACGCTCGCCCTGTGCCGCGAGTTCTACGGCGAGGACGCACCGATCGTGTTCGGCTGGGTGCTCGCCGCGCACCAGGTCGGCGCGGGGATCGTGGCGTTCGCGGGCGGCCTGGTCCGCGACATGACCGGCTCGTACGACGCCGTCTGGTACGGCGCGGGCGCCCTGTGCGCCGGGGCCGCGCTCATGTCGCTGGTGATCCGGCGAGTCAGGCAGGAGGAGCCGGCGTCCCGGGTGCCAGACGCGTGA